The Flavobacteriales bacterium genomic sequence TCTGAAGCTGGCAGCCGACTACTTCCGCAACCGCATCCGCGAGATCAACAATGCCATCTCCGACCTGAACGAGCGCTCCACTGAACTCACCAAAACCCGCAACCGCCTGCAGCAACAGCTGAATGAGTTGAACGCCAAAAGTCAGTATGTGCGCGGCGAAGTAACCATCACCGTGAACGCATCCCGCACCACCAGCACCAGGATCACCCTGAGCTACATGATCCGCGACGCCGGTTGGGTACCCGTGTACGACATCCGCGCCACCGACGCCAACCAACCCATCCAACTTACCTACAAGGCCAAAGTGTTTAACAATTCCCAGATCGACTGGAAGAACGTGCCCCTCACCCTCTCCACCGCCAACCCGTCTCAACAGGCGAGCAAGCCGGAGCTGAATCCGTGGTACCTGGCATACCGCAACATCGGTGGTAAAGCCATGGCGAACTTCGGCACGTTCAATAAACAGGAACCGGAAATGTTGATGGTGCCGGATCAAAAAGCCAGGGAAGAAGCCGCACCACGCAAAGCGTACGGCAATGAAGGGGTCACGTTGGATGAGATCCGGAAGGATAGCGGATACGGAGAAACCCGTATGATGTTGCCTCACAACCAGGGCACCATGCTCGAAATCGCCGACCTGAACATCAGCTTCGACATCAAGGATAAATACACCATCCCATCCGACACCAAACCTTATATGGTGGAGGTCGGCCAGCACACCCTCAATGCCACCTACCAGCATTTCGCCATACCCAAGGTGGAGAGTGCCGCCTTCCTCCTGGCGCGTGTAAGCGGATGGGAAAACATGAACCTGGTGACCGGTTACGCCAACATCTATTTCGACGGAACGTACCTGGGACAGTCGTTCATCAACACAGCAGAGATTACCGACACGCTTGACATCTCCCTGGGCCGCGACAGCAAGGTGATGGTAAGCCGCGAGACCGTGAAGGAATTCACTTCAAAGAAAACCATCGGCGCCAACGTCAAGGAATCGTATGGGTATAAGATCACGGTCAAAAATACCCGGGGCGGCAACATCGACCTGACCGTGCTGGACCAGTTGCCCGTATCTCAGAACAGCGAAATCGAGGTGAGTCCGGGCGACCTTGCAGGCGCCGAACACAATACACTCACGGGCGAACTGAAGTGGCACCAGTCGGTAACGGCCGGACAAAGCCAGGCATTCAACTTCGGCTATTCCGTCAAATACCCGAAGAACAAACCCATCGAGACACAGCAGATCCGGTCGCAAAACGTACGGTATTTCTAACCGGATCACGCAAAAACAAAGGGGTACCGGTGGCCCGTAAGCCGCCTTTGCCTACCTTTGCACCATGTTTTCGGTCAGCAACCTCAGTGTACACTTCACGGGAGAGGATCTCTTCCGTCAGATCTCCTTCCTTATCAATGAACAGGACCGTATCGGCCTGGTGGGAAAGAACGGTGTTGGAAAAAGTACGTTACTCAAGATCATCGCCGGCAGGCAATCTCCCTCATCAGGCGAGGTTGTGATCCCCGGCGGGAAGAAAGTCGGCTACCTGGCGCAGGAGTTCAAGAACACCAGCACCAAAAGCATTTTTGATGAAGCCATTTCGGTGTTTGAGGATGTGAAGAAAACCCATGAGGAGATCGACATCATCAACGAACAACTGGCCTCCCGCACTGACTATGAGAGCAAGGAGTACATGGACCTCATCACCCGGCTGAGCGAAAAGAGCGAACAGCTGAGTCACCTGGACGACGGCAAAAGCGAAAGCCATACCGAAAAGGTGTTGCGCGGACTCGGGTTCGACCGGAAAGACTTCCAGCGACCGATCACCGAATTCAGCGGCGGGTGGCAAATGCGCGTGGAGCTGGCCAAGCTCATCCTGCGCAAACCCGACCTGATGCTGCTCGACGAGCCCACCAACCACCTCGACATCGAAAGCATTTTGTGGCTGGAAGATTTCCTGAGGGATGCAAAGTCGGCCCTGGTGCTGATCAGCCACGACCGGATGTTCCTGAACCGCGTCACCAACCGCACCGTGGAAATCGTGCAGGGACGTATTTACGACTATCCTTGCGCATACAGCCGCTATGTAGAGCTTCGCGAGGAACGCCTCAAACAACAGGAAGCCGCTTACAACAACCAACAACAGTTCATTGCCCAGCAGGAACGCTTCATCGAACGCTTCCGCGCCAAGAACACCAAGGCCAAGCAGGTACAGAGCAAAGTAAAAAGACTGGAAAAGATGGAGCGGGTGGAGTTCGATGAGTTCGACAACCGCCAGATCCGCTTCCGCTTCCCGCCCGCCCCACGCAGCGGCGATATTGTGCTGGAATCGAAACACCTGTTTAAGGCCTATGGCGAGAAGGAGATCCTCCACGACCTCACCTTTACCGTACACCGCGGTGAAAGGCTTGCACTGGTAGGACGGAACGGCGAAGGCAAGTCGACCCTGGTGAAGATGATCATGCAGCAGACCAATTTCACCGGTCAGCTGAAAGTAGGTCACAACGTGGAGATCGGTTACTATGCCCAGGCGCAGGAGAATGTGCTGGATGAGAACAAGACGGTATATGATACACTTGACTCCATCGCCACCGACGATTGGCGGAACATCTCCAGGTTGCGCGGACTCCTGGGATCGTTCCTGTTCAAGGAAGATGACATGGACAAAAAGGTAAAGGTGCTGAGCGGAGGTGAGAAATCGCGACTGGCACTGGCCCGCCTGCTGCTGAAGCCCATCAACCTGCTCATCCTCGACGAGCCCACCAACCACCTTGACATGAGCGCCAAGGACGTGTTGAAGTCGGCCCTGCAAAACTATGACGGAACGTTGATCCTTGTGTCGCACGACCGTGACTTTCTGGACGGACTTACCGACCGTACGTTCGAGTTCACCAACAAAAGCATCAAAGACAAGATCGGCGACATCAACGTATTCCTGTCGACCCACCAGGTGGAAAGCTTCCGCGATTTTGAAGAAGGAGGCATTGCACAATCATCCAAAACCACATCCAAACCGGCCGACACATCCAAAGGAAATGGCAAGAAAGCCCAGGAAGACAAGCAAGCCAATAAAAAGCTGAGCCAGCAAATCGAGAAAGCGGAAAAGGAAATCACACGCCTCGAAAACAAAATCAAAGGCATCGAAACCCAACTGGCAGACCCCGCCTTTTACGGCAATGCGGAAACATCTGCCAAAGCTCTGGCCGAACACGCACAGCTCAAAACCCAGCTCGAGAAGAAAGTGGAAGAATGGGAGAAGCTGAGTGAGGAGATGGATGGGTAGAAGTCGTTGTTCGTTTTTGTGTTATTCGAAACAGCATTCCTTTGGATGGTGATATGCTATCTAGATTAGGAATTAGGAATTAGGAATTAGAAATTAGGAATGCGTTGCACGGTCAATTTCTCCTTGCGGTTATGTAAATCGCTTTACTGTATGGACGCTGTGGCGTTAAAGGATTATTCGAAATTCGTTTATGATTTTGCTAACCTACTTATAAAGGCAAGAAAGAATCTCACGTCGAAACGTTTTTTCCTAATTTCTAATTCCTAATTCCTAATTTGTACATTTATGCATCATGTTTCTCCCTCACATGAAGTACATAAAGATTCTTTTTATACTGCCTGCTTTCTTCGCGTGTTTTCACACCCATGCGCAACAGCTTTACGACAGCCTGGCCACCGCCTATTATTCTTCTGAAGCCGCAGCAAACGGCGGGCAACTGAACCAGACTGACCTGCAAGGCCGGAAGCAGGGCATGTGGATCCAGTACCGGGAATACCCCGGATACAAGAGTTGGGAAAAAGGCCCCGACATGCCCACCGAAACCTATTTGAGGGAGATCAGCCGGGGACGGTACCTGGACGGAAAGAAGATCGGTGCATGGTTATATAACCGGAACAGCAGCGATGACCATCATGCACCGGATGTGGAAATTTACATGATAGACGGTTCCATTCAGCAAATGATTGAAGACGGTTCCATCCAAACCTTGTTCGATGCAGACAGCAGCAACGTCACATCCAATGTGTTCATCGGACGTGATACGGTTTGCATCAAATGTGCCGGGCGAAAATCCTGCACCTATTCTTACCAGGGAAACGAATTGTTCACTTCCGGGTACGACCGGCTGGCATTGGAGCAATACCGTTTTTTAAATGGCATATACTTCGACAAATTAAAAGCCATCCGGAAAGACGAAGACAAGCTGTGACAGGCAACCGGGGATAATTTACATATCTTCGCGCCAATCAACCGACACCATGCAAATCAATCGTCTTACCAACCTGCTGATCATTTCGATTGCCGTTGTGGTCATCCTGATCTACGGACAATCGTTGCTGGTTCCGTTCATCTGCGCCTGGCTGGTTTGGTTCCTGATCCGGGAGATCACCAAGTTCCTGAACCGGGCGTCGTTCATACGTAAACATGTTCCTCATTGGTTGAACAGCCTGCTTGCCTCCCTGCTGATCTTCGGGATCCTCTCGGTGATCACCCGCATCCTTTCCGACAACATTCAAAACCTCGCACGTGCCTATCCTTCCTACCAGTCGAACATCCGGTTGCTGACCGACCAGCTTGTTCAGTGGCTGAATGTAGATATTGAAGCATATGTAACGGATCTTGCCGGCAAGATGGAATTCGGAAAGCTGCTCGCATCCATCTTTAACTCCCTCACCGACATCATTGGAAA encodes the following:
- a CDS encoding mucoidy inhibitor MuiA family protein; translation: MKKLIFILAAFLAQPVFAQEATDITAKSDIRHVTVYLDGAEITREANVNLASGRNRILFKGLSPQVNPSSIRVTSAEDLSILSINNEINYLDHEESQPRIAMLRDSVEKVNRQLTRVNDDRDAYNTEKNMLLKNQSLGGQNNGVSVTDLKLAADYFRNRIREINNAISDLNERSTELTKTRNRLQQQLNELNAKSQYVRGEVTITVNASRTTSTRITLSYMIRDAGWVPVYDIRATDANQPIQLTYKAKVFNNSQIDWKNVPLTLSTANPSQQASKPELNPWYLAYRNIGGKAMANFGTFNKQEPEMLMVPDQKAREEAAPRKAYGNEGVTLDEIRKDSGYGETRMMLPHNQGTMLEIADLNISFDIKDKYTIPSDTKPYMVEVGQHTLNATYQHFAIPKVESAAFLLARVSGWENMNLVTGYANIYFDGTYLGQSFINTAEITDTLDISLGRDSKVMVSRETVKEFTSKKTIGANVKESYGYKITVKNTRGGNIDLTVLDQLPVSQNSEIEVSPGDLAGAEHNTLTGELKWHQSVTAGQSQAFNFGYSVKYPKNKPIETQQIRSQNVRYF
- a CDS encoding ABC-F family ATP-binding cassette domain-containing protein — protein: MFSVSNLSVHFTGEDLFRQISFLINEQDRIGLVGKNGVGKSTLLKIIAGRQSPSSGEVVIPGGKKVGYLAQEFKNTSTKSIFDEAISVFEDVKKTHEEIDIINEQLASRTDYESKEYMDLITRLSEKSEQLSHLDDGKSESHTEKVLRGLGFDRKDFQRPITEFSGGWQMRVELAKLILRKPDLMLLDEPTNHLDIESILWLEDFLRDAKSALVLISHDRMFLNRVTNRTVEIVQGRIYDYPCAYSRYVELREERLKQQEAAYNNQQQFIAQQERFIERFRAKNTKAKQVQSKVKRLEKMERVEFDEFDNRQIRFRFPPAPRSGDIVLESKHLFKAYGEKEILHDLTFTVHRGERLALVGRNGEGKSTLVKMIMQQTNFTGQLKVGHNVEIGYYAQAQENVLDENKTVYDTLDSIATDDWRNISRLRGLLGSFLFKEDDMDKKVKVLSGGEKSRLALARLLLKPINLLILDEPTNHLDMSAKDVLKSALQNYDGTLILVSHDRDFLDGLTDRTFEFTNKSIKDKIGDINVFLSTHQVESFRDFEEGGIAQSSKTTSKPADTSKGNGKKAQEDKQANKKLSQQIEKAEKEITRLENKIKGIETQLADPAFYGNAETSAKALAEHAQLKTQLEKKVEEWEKLSEEMDG